CCAGATCGGCGACGGTCCCTTCGGGCATGTACTCCGTCACAAGGACATAGCGAGTGCGCCGGCCCGCCCCGGTGCCGAACGCAAACGAATCGAGAAGCTCGACCACCTCCGAGTATCCGGACAGCAGGTTGCCAAAGTGTGCCTCGCAATGCCAGTCGTCAGCGGACGCACAGATCTTGACGCAGACGGTGGTGGCTTTGCGTTGTCCGCGGCCCGACATTGCCGTCGCGCGGTACACAGAGCCGTAACCTCCACCGGCGATGTACGCCTGAATACAGTACTTCCGGCCATCGTCGTTGGTGATCGTCTGACCTGGGCGGAGCCGGGGTGAAGTCGACGCCATCGTTCAACGATAGGCGTCGCCGGCAGACGTGAGACCGAGAATCGAGAACCTTCGCATCGGTACCCAAGCTATGAAAGTCGCTTGTCACACCCCCGGCGGCAACTCCCCGAACCTGAACACGCGGTCGAAGACCTGTACGAAAGTCGATGAGACCGGGCCACCCGTCGGATTGGCATTGGCGTCCGCGGCACGTGGCCAGCGGTAGGTCACGGTGACGCTCACCGGAGTGAATCCGCTGACCCGGGTGTGTCCGGTCGGGCGGTTGGTGACACCAAGGTACTTTCCGGGCCGGAAGAGCAGCACCACGGCCGGCGACGAGACGGTGCCGCCCGCGACGTCGAACGTCGCCCACATCAGGGACGGGCAGTTAGGCGCGCGATCCAGCGATCGCGCCATCGGTGCGCGACGCGCTACCCATCGCAGTCCGGGCTGCCCGAAGGGGGACCGACCGCGCGGAGGCCGAGCTTGACCTCCGACGAATTCAGATCGAGGCATAATCCTTGCCCCGCTGTTCCGGCCACCGGTTGGCTCCGTTGCGGAGCAGCTGATGCTGCGGGCGCGGCCAGGGTGATGGTCAGTAGCGCAACCGCGACCACGATCAGTTGATGGACGGCACGTAGGCGTGAGCCGGACATGGTTGTCTCCCCTGGGAGCGTCGGACGGTGGATGCAGTTGCGAAGCTACGCCGGTGAGGCGCCGCGGTTGCTGGATTCGGCCGAGGCGGTCAAATAGCTGCGATCGAAGACGAGCCGGCGTCCCACACGAGTCCGCGACCCCGTGCCGCCGGTAGTAGTTCGAGCACCTTCTGCTGTACCTCAGCGACCGGATGGCCGAGCAGGACACCGTAAGCGACAGCCACGCTGGGTGTTCGCTGGTGTCCGGCCACGCAGTGCAACAGCACGGTTCTGCCCTGGGCGCGCAGACCACGAACCGCGTCTGCGGTGTCGGCGATCACGAACTCCAGGTTCGGGTTGTCGGCTGGATCGTCGGAGTCGATCAACCGTGATTCGACGATGTCGGCAGCGCCCGCGAAGCAAGTCTGACGTCGACCGACCCGGCACATCGACACCACTGCGTCAGCCCCATGGTCGACCGTGGCGTGCGTCCCCAACAACACGCCGTCGTCGTACGGATGCGCCACCACCTCGGTGGCGACATGCTCCCGATAGCGGACGTCTTCGACGGTCGGCCATCCCTTCGGATCTGCGCGCCCGTCGCGCGCGGCCAAGGTGCCGAGGCGCACCAGGTCCCGCGCATCGCTCGGCCGGTCCTCCGGTGAGCAACCCTGCCGAGGCCAACCGTGTAGCGCGCGCCTCCAGGACCAGGGCACCGCGCTTGCGCCCCAACGGGCACCGAGTAGACCGCCCGCGATTGCTGCGACGGTGTCCGTGTCGTTCCCGATGCGGATGGCGGTATCGAGCGCGTGCTGCAGGTGGCGGCACGGAACGTCGTCCGGGATCGGCGTCTGCATGATCGCGGCGACGGCGGCCTGGAGCGCGGTCACCGTGAAACCGTTGGGAGTGAACGTTTTCGGATCTACGGTCGTCGCCTCGTCGAGCCATTGCGACCACCGCGACCTGCGGTCGGAGGGCAACAGGTCGAGGCCGGTGGACACAGCGACCCGCCCGGTGAGCACGGCTGTGCGGATGGCTTCGGACCACAGCACACACGAGTCGCCGGCCAGCGGGTCGGCGTGGGTCAGCTCCGCTACGGCGCGGGTGGCGATCGCCAGTCGGTCCCGGTCGTGGAGGTGCGCCAGCGCGACCGGTGCGGTTCGCATGAGCGCTCCGTTGCCTGCCGACCGCGGATGTGTCTGCGCAAAACGCGCTGCCTCGTCCCGCATGAGGGACCCGACGCGCTCATGGTTGGAAGCTGACCCGCGTCGAACGGCGCTCAGCACCGCGCGGGTCTGTACTCCGACATCTGGTGGGTTGCCGTCGAACCAACTCAGAAAGTTCGTCGCGATGGCGTCGATCGCGTCCTCAGAGGTGAGATCGGCGCCCTTGGCAGCAACGAGTGCGATCGCCATGGCCATCGACGTGTCGTCGCTCCACTCGCCGGGTGCGAAGTCGCCCAGTCCGCCGCCGAGCATCATCGGTCTCTCGTCAGAACCCAGACTTCTGCTTTCGAACTCGTACGGAACGCCGAGCGCGTCCCCGGCGGCTGTACCGAGGAGAACCCCTGCGGCTCGGTCGAGTTGGGCGATGGTGAGTCGACTCACGTGAGGTCCTTTCAGTCGGATGGGTGGGAACAAGCGGACATCCTCAATGGCGTCGGCCACGCTTGCGGTTCGTCCGGTGGTACGAGGCGCGCATCGCCTTGGATGCATACACGCTGTCCAGGGCGCCTGCGCTGACTCCGAAGCGGTCGAGCATCGCGATCTCGTCGGCGATGGCCGCACGGTCCTCGGGACGAGCCTCCTGCATGGCGTACTCGAGCTTCTGACGCGATCGTGCGAGGCGCCGCGAACCGCCGTCGATGTCGCCGGCCTCGTACGCTCGGGAGGCCTCCAGCTTGTCCTGCTGACCTTCTTGGTAGAGACGCTCGGAGTACACCTTCGGGTCAGGGACACGGCCTGCAGCCTCGTCGCCAGGGACGACGTTCACGACGACGGGCAGCGACACCGTGTGTTCCACGAGGGACGCGGTCTCGACGTAGCGCAGCTGCAACGTTGCCAGTTCGGTCAGGCCGAGGGCGGAAATCGAACCGACCTTCATGCGCAGCAGCAGTTTTCGTTCCTCGAGTGCGTAGAGATCACCCAGCTCGATCATCACCTCACCATCGCCGATCTGGTGCGCGGGAAGATCGTTGAACAACGCGAGCTCGTGGACGCGCTGGTCGTATCGAACGGTCAAGGTGACCGCTTGCGCCGACTTCGAGAGCAGGCCGTCGACCTCACCCGCGATGGCAGCACCGGCGGCATCCGGATTATCGGCGAACACATGATTTCCGTTGCCGGCGCGCGAGATCGCCGACAGCAACGTTTCGTCGTACCCGCGGCCGTAGCCCATGGTGGAGGTGACGATCCCTTTGGATCCTGCTTTCGCCGTGATGCCCGCGAACTCGTCGACGTCGCGGATCCCGCTGTTGATGTGACCGTCGCTGATCACCAGGACGGTCCCGCCGCGGATACCGGCAGACTCCCCGGCGCGCCGTATCTCCTGCAGGCCGCGTAGATAACCCGACGACAAGTCAGTGCAACCGCCGGTTTCGATGGCCCTGATCGCGTCGACGGCGCGCTGCTTGTCCATCAACGACGACGCAGGCAGCGCCACCTGGGCCGTGTCGTCGAACGTGACGACGCCGAACACATCGTGCGGGTCGAGTTGGGCGACCACCCCGGCCAGCGCCTTCTTGGCGCCGTCGAGCGGCGCGCCGGACATGGAGCCGCTGCGGTCGAGAACGACCTGCAGGGCCGTCGGGGGCCGGTTCGCAGTCGGCGCCTCCGGTGCCACCAGCTCCACGAGAACCGTCAGCTCATCGGCGGATTCCAGGGCGACGACGTCGACATCGAGTGCGGCAGAGAGCTTCATGATGCTCCTTCGGTGGTGAGGTGGGCGTGTGCGCCCTGGAGAGGTGAGGCCCGTGCGGACGGCGGGGAAATGCGCCTTGAGACACCCTTTACGCAGGAATGCGATTAGTAGTTTGCGCGAATTCTCGCATAGTGTCAAGCGGTGGCTTCGAGATCGTCTGAACAATTGACTGACTATCCGCGCCCCAACGTCGCCGTCGACATCGCCGTGCTGACCGTCGCTGCAGGTGCTGTGCACGTTGTCGTACAGCGGCATCCCGACTCGGGGCGCGTGGCTTTGCCAGGTCGGTTCGTGAGGGAGCGACGTTCGGTCACTGACACCGTGCGTGAGGTACTTGAGCTGAAGCTGGGGCTCTCGCCCGATCACGTTCATCCGCATCTTCTGGCGGTGTTCAGTGATCCTGATCGAGATCCACGGGGCTGGACGATCTCGATCGCGCATGTGGTCGCGTTGCGAGCCGACGACCTGGGTGGGGTGACCGGAGAACTCGTCGAGGTGACGCCGGACGGGGCTCTGGCTTCAGGGGAGCGGCTGCTGTACGACCACGACGCCATACTGGCAGCAGCCACCGACAATCTGCGCGAGCGCTACGAGGACAAGCCCGACCCGGACAATCTGCTGCGGGAGCCGTACACCCTGTCAGAACTGCGAGAGCTTCACGAGGCGATCCTGGGGCGACGCTTGATGCGGGATTCGTTCAACCGGCGGGTCCAGCCTCTGCTGGCGCCGCAGACCGACGGCGACGGAAACCCGGTCACACGTGTCGCCGGCGGCCGTCCGGCGCGGCTGTTCGCGAAGGAGGCGCCGCCGACGGCAACCTTCGGATGGCGGTTGCCGAGTGCGGATCCGCCGGCTTTCTGATGCGAAAGAGTCTTCAAATCGCTGGTCCCTACCTGCGAGTCCTGCGCCCTGGTCCTCAGTGGGGGCAGGATGAGTGACAGTCGAGGTGTCGACGTAGATGAACCGCCTGGTGGAAGGGGAACGCGGTGGTGACAGTACTTCCTGCGACTCCGCGATTCGCGGCGTCGAGTGAAGAGACTGTGTTCAAGGCGATCGTCGGACAGTTGCTTGAGGACGACCTGCTGATCGTCGGACAGCGCGTCACCGACCACGCGAAGGATCACGAGATCGATTTCCTCGTTGCCATCGCCGGCGCCGGAATCGTCTGCGTCGAAGTGAAAGGCGGTGAAGTGTGGCACGACGGAACATCGTGGTGGCAGGAGCGGGCAGGGCAGTCTGCCAAACGTATCGACCCCGTCGGGCAGGCCCGCGGCGGCTGCTACGCACTGCGAGAGTTCGTCGAATCGGATCCGAGATGGACTCAGGGGCGGGTGAGATGGGATCACATGGCCGTGTTCCCGCACTCGGAAGTCGGGCCCGCGTTCGCGCTGGCGGACTGTCCGCGGTGGAAGATCGTCGACCGCAATCAGATTGAGCAGATATCGCCGCTGATTCGAGAGGTTCTGCTGCAGAAAGTCGGGAGCCTTCCGGTCCTCGACGGTCCCGGGATCGAGCAGCTCGCCACGGTGCTGAGCGGGCGTGGCCTGCCGCAGCGCGACGTTGTGGCCCGCGCGCTGGAGAACGAAGAGGTGGCCGACGCTCTGACCTCTCAGCAGGCTGTCATCCTACGGGCCGCCCATCAACTCCGTCGCGTCGAGATCCGGGGTGGCGCCGGAAGCGGCAAGACGTTCCTCGCCATCGAACAAGCTCGGCGTCTGGCGCGTGACGGACAACGTGTTGCGCTGGTTTGCTATTCACACGGACTCGCTTCGTATCTCGAGCGGCTCACCGCAACCTGGAGTCGCAAGGAACGACCCGCCTATGTGGGCGAGTTCCATGAACTGGGAATCACGTGGGGAGCCGCAAGCGGACCCGACGAGCAGGAGCGCACCAAGGCCGCGTCGGACTTCTGGGAGTACACGCTGCCGCAGCAGATGTACGAACTGGCCCAGGCGCTTTCGCCGGGCAGGCGATTCGACGCGATCGTGGTCGACGAAGCGCAGGACTTCGCCGACGAATGGTGGAAGCCGATGCTCGCCTGCCTGCGTGACGAGGACACCAGCGGGATCTTCGTGTTCAGCGACGAGGCCCAGCGTGTGTTCGCTCGGCAGGGGTCGCCGCCCGTCGACCTGGTGCCACTCGTCCTCGACCACAATCTGCGCAACACCAAACAGATCGCAGAGGCGTTCAAACCGCTCGTCGGACAACGGATGAGGCTCAACGGTGGCGACGGGCCGTCGGTCCGGTTCATCGCCTGCACGGCTGAGGAAGCACTCGGTGTGGCCGACGATCAGATCGACCCGCTGCTCGAGGACGGATGGCGCCCGGAAGACATCGCGCTGCTGACGACCGGCAGCCGACACGAGGAACAGAAGGCGCGCCAGTCGCAGGGAAACCGGGAGTACTGGTCGTCGTTCTGGGATGCCGAACAGGTCTTCTACGGTCACGTGCTGGGTTTCAAAGGTCTGGAACGGCGCGTCATCGTGCTTGCGCTCAACGAGGAGAAGTCGTGGGAGCGGTCACGCGAGCGGCTCTACGTCGGGCTGTCTCGGGCGCGTGATCAGTTGATCGTTTGCGGAGACCCGCAATTCGTTTTGGAGGTCGGCGGTCCCGAGGTGGCCCGGCGTCTCGTTCCATCAGGGGACGGAACGCGTAGATCTCGCTGATGTGTTGCCGCGCGCGAGCCGGACGGACGCCGAGACTTCACCTGCGCTTCACCAGCCATTGGAAGTGCTACGCCACGCTGGCGCCCATGGCCCGACCTCATCGAGCAGACCGTCCCACGTCCAGGCGCACGATTCTGCGGACTGCCGCTACGGGGGCGCTCCTCGTCCCGGTCGGGTCCGCGCTGGCAGCCTGCGGGTCGTCGAATCCTGGTTCGGCGACGCCGAGTCTGGTCAGAAACCGGCCGGTCCTCACCCACGGGGTGGCCACCGGCGAGGTGACCAGCGGAGGGGCGCTGGTGTGGGCGCGGTCGGACCGGCCGGCGACCATGATCGTCGAGACCGCATCGAGCGAGTCCTTCGGCGCTGCACGGAAATTCCGCGGACCGCAGGTGACGCCCGCCGGCGACGGGACCGGCCGACTGCGGGTGGCCGGCCTGGAGCCCGGCCAGACCGTGCACTATCGCGTCACCTTCGAAGGTGAGGACGGCGCGCTCTCCGAACCGGCGACCGGAATCTTCACGACAGCTCCGGTACGAGACGGCGACATCAGGTTCCAGTGGTCCGGCGACGTGGTCGGGCAGGGGTGGGGCATCAACCCCGATATGGGCGGGATGACCATCTTCGCCACCATGGCCGACCGTGACCCGCAGTTCTTCATCCACTCCGGCGACGCCATCTACGCCGACAACCCGGTCGAGGCGACTCAGGAACAGAACGACGGGAAGACCTATCGGAACATCACCAGTCCGGCGAAGGCTCAGGTGGCGCAGACCGTCGAGCAGTTTCGTGGAAACTACGCATACAACCTGACCGACGACCACTTCCGACGCTTCGTCGGATCAGTCCCGCAGCTGGTGCAGTGGGACGACCACGAGGTCGTCAACAACTGGTTCCCCGGGGAGAGTCTCGAGGGGCAGGGCCGCGAGGGATACACCGAGATGAGCGTCGACGTATTGGCGCGCAACGGACGTCAGGCCTGGCAGGAATGGCAACCCGTCGAGATCGGTGCCTCGGATCGTCTGTACCGCAGGGTGTCATACGGTCCGCTGCTCGACGTCTTCATCCTCGACATGCGCAGCCACAAGGACCCGAACCCCGATGCGTGGTCGAGGGACGACGTCGACGGCTTGCTCGGTTCGGAACAGGCCCAGTGGCTCATCGACGGACTGCGGGGTTCGACGGCGACCTGGAAGATCGTCGCCAATGACCTGCCGCTGAGCATCGTCGTGGAGGACAAGAACACGACACCGCCGGACGGTCCGAAGGCGATGGAAGCGGTGGCCCAGGGAGATGAGGGCGATCCGCTTGGTCGTGAGATCGCGTTCTCCCGCATCCTGTCTCAGACGAAGAACGTCCGGAACGTGGTGTTCCTGACCGCCGATGTCCACTACACCGCCGCGATCTCCTATGAGCCCGACCGTGCCGGCTTCAAGGACTTCGCCCCGTTCTGGGAGTTCGTCGCCGGACCGCTGCACGCGGGTGCGTTCCCGGAGAGCCCGTTGGACAGCACATTCGGTGCCGAGTACGAATTCGTCCATGCGCCCACCGAGTCGAATGTGTCACCGGCCGAGGGGTTTCAACACTTCGGCGAGGTGACGATCGACGGCCGGACCAAGGTGCTGAGCGTGGATCTGGTCGACGCGTCGGGCAAGACCCTGTACCGAAAGGACCTCGAGCCGGCGTCGTGACGACCCGTTGACAGAGTGCGGGATTCGTCCCGGAATCCGGTGCCGTTCCCGCACTCTGCGGAAGCTGCTCACTCGCTCAGCGGCCGCAGGAACTCTCCGGTCACCTCGACAGCGGGTGCGGACGACCCGCCTCCGACGACGAGCGTCGCGAACGCCAGGTCCCCGACGATCCCGGCGAACCAGCCATGCGGGTTCTTGTTGTCGCCGTACTCCGCCGTGCCGGTCTTGCCGCCGAGGCCGGGGATGTCGCGTAGTGCGGTTGCCGTCCCGCGGGTGACGGTGTCACGCATCATGCCTCGGAGCGCACGAGTGATGTCGCCCGGGATCTGTTGCGGTTCCACGTCTCCCGTCGTGTCCCTCCCGCGAACCAGACCGGGGGTCACGGTCTCACCGCGCGCGAGGCTCGCCTCGGCCAGGGCGAGACCGAAGGGGCTGACGGTCACCGTACCCTGACCGATACCGTTCTCGACCCGCAACGCAGGCGAATCGGCGCGGGGCACCGACCCGGTGACGGTCGTCAGGCCCGGAACGGTGTAGTCCGCGCCGATGCCGAACCGTCGTGCCATTGCGGTGAGCGCGTCGTCGGGCAGCCTGTTCGCGAGGGCGCCCATCGTCGTGTTGCACGAGCGCGCGAAAGCTGTTGACAGTGGCACGGTCCCGAGGTCGAAGTCGTCCTCGTTCGGGATCGTCCGACCTTCGATTGTGGTGCGGCCAGGACAGCGGACCTGTGACGTCGGTTGCACGGCTCCGGCGTCCAGTGCTGCTGCGGTCGTGATGGTCTTGAACGTCGAACCCGGAGGGTAGAGCCCGGACAGTGAGACCGATCCCGACCTGTCGGCGGCGTCGTTCTGCGCGACGGCGACGATGCCCCCGGTGGACGGCTTGATGGCCACGACCATGGCAGGGCGTCGTTCGCCGTCGACGGCGAGTTGCGCACGGGTCTGGACATCGCGATCGAGGGTCGTGCGTACCGGTGGCGTGACACCGGGTTGCGCCGAGTCGACGAGATGAGTGGGTGTGCCGTCGGCGCCGACGATCTGGACGGACCACCCCGCCGTGGCGTCGATGTGCTCGCGCCAGATCTCCTCGAGTCCCGACATCGCCGGCGAATGCAGTGCTCTGGTGGCGCTGAGCAGCGCGCCCTGCTCGTTGAGCGCGACACCCGGGATCGGCTCCACCGAGCGCCGGACGCGCCGGAGATCGGACTCGCGGAGCCGGATCACCGTGTGCTGCGGCGCATTGTTGCCTGCGAAGGCCGCGCGGATACCGGCGGCGGTCATACCGGGTTCGACGGGTCGGAGGGCGCGGGCGAGCATCTCCGCCGAATCGAGTTGCGCGCGTTGCAACGCGACCAGGGTGACGGCCTGCCAGGTCATGAGCGGCCGATCGTTGGTGTCGAGGACCGGCGTCCGGTAGGCGCGATCGTCGCTGTACGAGAACGATTCCCCGGCACGGAGTTGCCGGTGCAGGACGGAGGGCTGCCACCGGATCTTCCATTGGGAATCCGACTCGGCGAGAACGACAGAGGTCTGATACTCGACGCTCCGATCGCGGATCTGCCAGCGATGGTCGAGTGTGCCGCTGACCTCCTTGTCGTCGACCAGGTCGGCCGCGACCGAGAGCTTGGGCGTGCGGCCCATGCCATCGAACATGGCGGTGATCGCCGCGCCTGCCGCGGTCGGATCGTCGGTGAGCGCCGCGGCTCTGGTGGCATCGCCCTCCTGCAGCGCGGCCGCGAACGACCGTAGCGCGTCCTCAGGTGATTCTGAGGACAGGAAGCAACCCGACATCGTGCCCACGATCGCCATACATGCACTCACCAGTGCCCACCATCGACGCATGACCCGAGCCAACCCATCGGGACGCCGTGATGCCAAGTTTCGGCACGCGATCGGCCGATAGCGGTTCGCTATCGTCGCTGTTCCTGGTCCGGTTTCAGGTCAGTCATCCGGTCTTCGGAGTTCGGTGACAATCACGCGGGCCACCTCTCCGATGGCGCGGTCGACCTCGGGTAGCGCCATCTCGGATCTCGCGCTCATCGTGAACACCGCGACCGCGATCGGCACTTCGCCGGGGAACTCGATGACGCCGATCTCGTTGCGAACGGCGACGAGCGTGCCCGTCTTTCCCGCGACGCTCACCCGGCGGAAGGGAAACCCCGATGCGAGGCGCGAAGTGAAGACCTGTTTCCTCATCGTCTGGCGAATGAACTCGCACGACGCGGTGGACGCTGCGCGATCGGTCCAGATCGCGTCGAGCAGCGTCGTGCAGTCGCGCGGTGTCGCAGCACTGGAGTAGGCGGCGTCGTAGGCGCTGACCGAGGCGTCGAAGTCGGGATCGGCCAGGGCGGCGAAGGCCTCGGCGACGGTGCTCGTGCCGGTCTCCCGCTGCAGACGCGCGTGCGATTCGGCGACACCACCGACGATGCGGGTGTGTGTGAGGCCGAGGTCGACCAGGTCGTCGTGGATCTGCGGCAGTCCGATGTGGGCGAGTATGACGTCGGCGGCGACATTGTCCGAGACGGTCATCATCGAGGTGGCCAGGTCGCGCCAGGAAATGATGACCGGGTCGGAGAACAAGGCGAGCCCGGTCGGGCCCTGAGCCCACCGGGTGGGATCGACGGTGGTTGACGCCGTGAGATCGATGTCGCCGCGATCTGCCATGCGGCACAGGGAGACCAACACCGCGAGTTTGTACACCGACGCGAGGACGACCGGGGTGTCGGCGTCGTGGCAGTACTCGACCGGCGTCGGACCGATGGTCCGAACATGCACGCACCCCGAACAGCCGGCGTCGGCGAAGGTCTCGTGGACAGCGCGGTCGAGCTCGGTGCGGACCGACTCGGGCAGGGGCGCCGACGAGCTCACGTCGCCTTGCCGATCCGGTAGAGGGCGGCGGTGACGACCTCCGCCACCTCGCTGAGGCCGGGTTCGCGGTAGACGACGCGAAGGCGCAGCGCGGTGGCGTCCGGTCCGACGGACAGGCAGCGAACGGCGTCGACCGCAGCAAGGACATCGCTATCAACGGTCAGCGCGAAGGCGTGCCCGGCAGCTACTGCCGCCAGTACTTGGTCGGCGGACGTCACCGGATTCAGCTGCGGGTCGAGGCCGGACTCTCGGAGCCGGTCGATCAGCTGGTCGTGCGCAGGCGGGTTGAACGCCCGTGGTGTGTGGCAGAAGTGCAACCCCGCGAGTTGACGCAGGCGCGGCCGGTCGGCATCTGCTGTCGGATGCGAAGCAGGCAGCACGACCGAACGCTTGAGGACGACGATCGGGCCGCTGCTCAAAGAGCCGGTGACACAGGGCGCTTCGACGACCGCAAGGTCGAGTGACCCGACCGACACCTGTTCGACGAGATCGACCGTCGAGGAGCTGACCGTGTCCTGTCCGGACGCGACCCCGGCGATGCGGCGTGCCAGCGTGGCCGTGATCGTCGGGCCGACCAGTGATGGGGTACCCCAACGCAATACCTCGGTCCGCTGGTGCAGCCGCCGGGCCTCGCCGACGAATCTCGAGGCGTCGTCGACGAGTAGACGCGCGCGCGGAAGCAGTTCGCGTCCGGCATCGGTGAGTTCGGCGCCGCGAGTGGTGCGTCGGATGAGCTGGAGTCCCAGCTGCTTCTCCAGGCGACGCAGACCCTGCGACACCGGCGGCTGTGTCATCTCAAGGCGCGTAGCGGCCTCGCCGAAGTGGCCCTCCTCGGCCACGGCGACGAAGAACCGCAAGTGCCTGATCAGATCCACGGGTTCCAGGATGGCATGGTTGCACCCGGGAAGGCTTCAGCTGGGAAGTGACCACACACAGCGCCTGACGTTGGGGCAGTATGCGTCGCATACCGGACCCAAATGCCCCAACTCGATATGTGACCGTGCACGATCCTGCACAACTCCGCAGTGGTCGACGTTTCGCTGACAGATCCGTTCCTGATCATCTGTCAGCGCAAGAACACCGCTGCCGCGTCGGCGAGGTCGAGCAGCGGTTGCGGAAAGATACCGAGCGCGACCGTCACCAGAGTGCACAGGGCGATGCCAGACGTCGTCAGCACACTCGGTTTCACCACGTGCGGGGCGCCGGAGGTGGGGACGTCGTCGAAGAACATGGCGACGATGATGCGGACGTAGACGTAGGCGGCGATGGCGCTGCTGATGACGCCGATGACCACCAGGACGCCGCCGCCGGAACCGGCCGCGGCGGCGAAGACGTCGAATTTGGCGATGAAGCCACTGGTCAGCGGAATGCCCGCGAAGGAGAGCAGGTACACCGAGAACATGGCGCCCACCAGCGGGTAACGGCGCCCCAACCCCGACCACTGGGTGAGGTAGGTGGCCTCGCGGCCGGACAGGTGCGGGTTTCGCGGCAGCGGTGACGTGCCGTGGATGGCGACTGTGCGGGCGGAGGGACCGGAGTCGGTGTCGGGCTCGCGGATGACGGCGACGGTGGCGAAGGCGCCGAG
The genomic region above belongs to Gordonia hongkongensis and contains:
- a CDS encoding serine hydrolase yields the protein MSSSAPLPESVRTELDRAVHETFADAGCSGCVHVRTIGPTPVEYCHDADTPVVLASVYKLAVLVSLCRMADRGDIDLTASTTVDPTRWAQGPTGLALFSDPVIISWRDLATSMMTVSDNVAADVILAHIGLPQIHDDLVDLGLTHTRIVGGVAESHARLQRETGTSTVAEAFAALADPDFDASVSAYDAAYSSAATPRDCTTLLDAIWTDRAASTASCEFIRQTMRKQVFTSRLASGFPFRRVSVAGKTGTLVAVRNEIGVIEFPGEVPIAVAVFTMSARSEMALPEVDRAIGEVARVIVTELRRPDD
- a CDS encoding LysR family transcriptional regulator → MDLIRHLRFFVAVAEEGHFGEAATRLEMTQPPVSQGLRRLEKQLGLQLIRRTTRGAELTDAGRELLPRARLLVDDASRFVGEARRLHQRTEVLRWGTPSLVGPTITATLARRIAGVASGQDTVSSSTVDLVEQVSVGSLDLAVVEAPCVTGSLSSGPIVVLKRSVVLPASHPTADADRPRLRQLAGLHFCHTPRAFNPPAHDQLIDRLRESGLDPQLNPVTSADQVLAAVAAGHAFALTVDSDVLAAVDAVRCLSVGPDATALRLRVVYREPGLSEVAEVVTAALYRIGKAT